A single Cannabis sativa cultivar Pink pepper isolate KNU-18-1 chromosome 7, ASM2916894v1, whole genome shotgun sequence DNA region contains:
- the LOC115696221 gene encoding 17.3 kDa class I heat shock protein — translation MAMIPSLFGGRRSNVFDPFSMDVWDPFKDFPLSVSNISKETSAMVNARVDWKETPEAHVFKADVPGLKKEEVKVEVEEGRVLQISGERNVEKEDKNDTWHRVERSSGKFFRRFRLPENAKVDQVKAAMENGVLTVTVPKEEVKKADVKAIEICG, via the coding sequence ATGGCGATGATTCCAAGCTTGTTCGGTGGTCGGAGGAGCAACGTCTTCGACCCGTTCTCTATGGACGTGTGGGATCCTTTCAAGGACTTCCCTCTCTCTGTCTCGAATATCTCGAAGGAAACTTCTGCCATGGTTAACGCTCGAGTTGATTGGAAAGAGACTCCGGAGGCTCACGTGTTCAAGGCCGATGTACCAGGGCTTAAGAAGGAGGAGGTGAAGGTGGAGGTCGAGGAGGGCCGAGTGTTGCAGATCAGCGGTGAGAGGAATGTGGAGAAGGAAGACAAGAATGACACGTGGCACAGGGTGGAACGCAGCAGTGGGAAATTCTTCAGGCGGTTCCGGCTGCCGGAGAATGCGAAGGTGGATCAGGTGAAGGCTGCAATGGAGAATGGAGTGTTGACTGTCACTGTTCCTAAGGAGGAAGTCAAGAAGGCTGATGTGAAAGCTATTGAGATCTGTGGTTGA